Proteins from one Ictidomys tridecemlineatus isolate mIctTri1 chromosome 14, mIctTri1.hap1, whole genome shotgun sequence genomic window:
- the LOC120883700 gene encoding disintegrin and metalloproteinase domain-containing protein 25: MRITVLQLYLGILLFLSEWVQIGHSQHYSPPEVVIPLRITGTRRGLRPPDWISYSLHFGGKKHIVHMKAKKLLVSKPFSVFTYTKQGALHEDHPFVQSDCYYHGYVEGDPESLVALSACLGGFQGMLEIRDNVYEIKPRRFSTTFEHLVYKMHREKTQFQPHRCGLTEEELARQLTLQRSDNSNLKQSGYEGWWTHTWYLETVLVVDYQRFLYKRSNVSLVVQEAFVILNNVHSLLSKLDVNLSLLGIEVWNEKNFIKVTNNIFRLLDEFCNWKRISLESRKKHDLVHFWAKQDFGIHLGLAYIATVCIPGMECGVESLTNDYLFDFSLTTAHEVGHNLGMFHDVWICKCGQRHCIMSEEQSDGTRFSNCSYAYMWENFPFMNCLRNAPKQTDIFRGNVCGNGVVEEGEECDCGPPILCSNHPCCSVSCTLKNGAECASGLCCEDCLLLPPGQVCRENVSECDLPEWCSGTSPECPEDVYVQDGVRCMGSGYCHEKRCNARDEQCRQIFGKESRSAQESCYTEMNSRGDRFGNCGLSDDHYVMCNISDFLCGRVQCENVKEIPSLKSHTTVHWMDFNGVTCWGTDYHFGMTVPDIGDVKDGTECGNGQVCIHRKCVSMSLWASDCSPETCAMKGICNNKHHCHCDPNWEPPNCTEKGYGGSVDSGPPPGKIVMKRSRPKKNFPAPLIFLFPFCLLMLIVLLLILANL; encoded by the coding sequence ATGAGGATCACTGTCCTGCAGCTCTACCTGGGAATATTGCTCTTCCTTTCTGAATGGGTCCAGATCGGGCACTCTCAACACTACAGCCCCCCAGAAGTAGTGATACCCTTGAGGATAACTGGCACCCGTAGAGGCTTGAGACCCCCTGACTGGATCTCCTACAGTCTGCACTTTGGAGGCAAAAAACACATTGTCCACATGAAGGCCAAGAAACTTCTGGTGTCCAAACCCTTCTCTGTGTTCACCTACACAAAGCAGGGTGCTCTGCATGAGGACCACCCTTTTGTCCAGAGTGACTGCTACTATCATGGTTATGTGGAAGGGGACCCAGAATCCCTGGTTGCTCTGAGCGCCTGTTTGGGGGGCTTTCAAGGTATGTTAGAGATCCGTGACAATGTTTATGAAATCAAACCCAGGAGATTTTCTACCACATTTGAACATCTGGTTTATAAGATGCACAGAGAGAAGACACAATTCCAGCCCCACAGATGTGGACTAACAGAAGAAGAACTAGCACGACAACTGACACTGCAAAGGAGTGATAATTCCAATCTGAAGCAAAGTGGCTATGAAGGGTGGTGGACCCACACATGGTATCTTGAAACAGTTTTGGTTGTAGACTATCAGCGATTCCTGTATAAGAGAAGTAATGTTTCACTTGTGGTACAGGAAGCATTTGTCATTCTCAACAATGTACATTCCCTTTTAAGTAAATTGGATGTTAATTTGAGTTTACTTGGAATTGAGGTCTGGAATGAAAAGAACTTTATCAAAGTGACTAATAACATATTTAGACTCCTGGATGAGTTTTGCAATTGGAAGAGAATCAGCCTTGAATCTCGCAAAAAACATGATCTTGTACATTTTTGGGCAAAACAAGATTTTGGTATACATCTTGGCTTAGCCTATATTGCAACTGTTTGCATACCTGGTATGGAATGTGGAGTGGAAAGTCTCACGAATGATTATCTGTTTGATTTTTCACTTACTACTGCACATGAGGTGGGTCATAATCTGGGTATGTTCCATGATGTATGGATATGTAAATGTGGGCAACGCCATTGTATAATGTCTGAAGAACAATCAGATGGCACAAGATTCAGCAACTGCAGTTACGCTTATATGTGGGAAAACTTTCCATTTATGAACTGTTTGCGCAATGCACCAAAACAAACGGACATCTTCAGGGGGAATGTCTGTGGGAATGGTGTAGTTGAAGAAGGAGAGGAGTGTGACTGTGGACCCCCAATTTTGTGTTCAAACCATCCATGTTGTTCAGTAAGTTGCACTCTGAAAAATGGGGCTGAATGTGCTTCTGGGCTTTGTTGTGAAGACTGCCTTCTCTTGCCACCAGGTCAAGTGTGTAGAGAAAATGTCAGTGAGTGTGATCTTCCAGAGTGGTGCAGTGGTACCTCACCTGAGTGTCCAGAAGATGTGTATGTGCAGGATGGGGTTCGTTGCATGGGCAGTGGGTATTGCCATGAGAAGAGATGCAATGCACGTGATGAACAGTGCAGACAGATCTTTGGCAAAGAATCCAGGAGTGCACAGGAGAGTTGCTACACAGAAATGAACAGCCGAGGTGACCGCTTTGGTAACTGTGGTCTCAGTGATGACCACTATGTTATGTGTAACATATCAGATTTCCTCTGTGGAAGAGTTCAGTGTGAGAATGTGAAAGAAATTCCCTCTTTGAAAAGTCACACTACTGTGCATTGGATGGACTTCAATGGTGTGACCTGCTGGGGTACCGACTATCATTTTGGGATGACTGTACCAGATATTGGTGATGTGAAAGATGGCACAGAGTGTGGTAATGGACAAGTGTGCATACACCGGAAGTGTGTCTCTATGTCATTGTGGGCAAGTGATTGTTCACCAGAGACCTGTGCTATGAAAGGGATCTGCAACAACAAACATCACTGCCATTGTGACCCTAACTGGGAGCCCCCAAACTGCACAGAAAAAGGCTATGGAGGGAGTGTTGACAGTGGCCCACCCCCTGGGAAAATAGTAATGAAGAGATCTAGGCCAAAGAAgaatttcccagcaccacttatttttttatttccattttgtcttTTGATGTTGATTGTGTTACTTTTGATTTTGGCGAACCTATAA